AGTGGGATCTTTCTCGGAGTGGAAAGTCCGAAAATCTCTTCCATGTTCAAATCTTCGGGCTGCATTTTGTCTGGCAGTCTCCAATTAAACCCATGCAAGAGGTTGGCCAAGCTGTTTTGGATCACCTTGAGGCCCAAACTGTAGCCCGGACACATCCTCCGCCCCGATCCAAACGGAAGAAGCTCAAAATCATGACCCTTCACATCGATACTCTTGCCAATGAACCTATCGGGACAAAATTCAGTTGGGTTTTCCCATAGTGACGGGTCCCTTCCTATGGTCCACACATTCACTAGCACTTGGGTCCCCTTTGCTACGTCATATCCGGCCACCTATACATGCACGCATATATATTAATTCTAGAAAAtggacaaaattatttttacaaatataaCATTTGATAAAAAGTATAGCATCAAATATTACCTTACAATCTTCCCGTGCGCGCCTTGGAACCAACATTGGTGCCACGGGATGTAGCCGCATAGTTTCCTTGACAATAGCGTCTATGTAGGGGAGTCGAGGCATATCCGCCTCTTGCACCCACCGGTTTTGGCCTATGACACGATCAAGTTCTTCCGTTGCCTTACCGAAAATATTGGGCTTCTTCAAGAGCTCCGAGATGGCCCACTCCACCGTCACCGCCGAGCTTTCCGTTCCACCGGCAAGCAAGTCCTAAACAACAATCAATTTGGATCCATGTTTTCAACACAATGAATAGACAAATTATTGTTGTATAAAGTTCTAATTTATTCgctatgttttatttttttttaaaaaaagtaatctTCTTAAAAAGGGAGCAAATGGAGGAAAAACATGTCTTCATTCCATACCTGAGTAAAAGCTTTGACACCGTGCCTCTCCAGCTTGACCTCCAAAGTTGGGTCCTCTGACAGATCCAACAATACATCCACCATATCTTTACTCCCATCATTCTCTATGCATTTCCTCCTCCGCGCGGTGTGTTCCTCTAGAACATGCTCCAGGAACCTGTCAAATTTCTTGCTCACGATCTTCATCCTCTTTACGTATCCCTGTAGATCCATAAAACCCACGTACGGAATCAAATCTCCGATGTTGATCACCCCGTTCAAGAAGAAAAGCTCGTCCAGCATTCTCTTGAACTCGTCCGGCGACACGATGGAGTCTTTCGATTCATCGGTGTATCTCTTGCCCAGAACCATCCTGCTGATCACGTTTAAGCTCACCGTGGAGAGGTGATCTTTCAAGTACAACGGTTTTCTCGCGGATTCGGAAAGACCTCGGAGGAGGGAACTCATCTCCTCGGTGCGAATATACTCGTACGATTCGAGTCTTTTCGCGCTGAAAAGCTCCATCAAACACATCTTTCGGGCCTGGCGCCAGTACGGGCCGTAGGGGGACCAAGTGATGTCAGAGTAATTGTAGGTTGTGTACTTCCCGGCTGCGGTTTTCGGACGACAGGCGAAGTTTACATCCATTGTCTTAAGGAAAGTCTTGGCCAGTTCGACGGAGGAGCCCACCACCACCGGCTGAGACCCGAAACGTAGGTGCATCAAGGGTCCGTATTTTTGGGAAAGTTGGTGCAGTGATTGGTGGGGGAGTGAGCCTATGAGGTTAAGGTTCCCGATAACGGGCCATGGCTTCGGGCCTGGCGGCAGTTTAAGCTTTCTCCGATGTATGACACTTCGTAAGAGAAAGAGTGAAAAGGCGACGAGACAAACGGCGGCCAAAATTGAGATATCCATTTGGGAGAAGAGTCCAAGAGACGAAAAATAGAGCAAGTATACTGATTCATGGAATTCAAAGACAGGTAATTTATAGATAAAGCCAATGCTTGTGGTGTTTGTAGAGGAATTGAATTATACacaatttcaaattaaaaattcgtctcataatattaaataattaaataataaattactttATTAATATTGAGATCTCCATATTATTgcttttttatcataaaaatatagtGCGTGACAGATAGTTTCGATGTTACATGTGGGGTACTGTCTCCACATGGTTTGGATGGACAAGATTCACACacatatgattttaaaaaaattagtggatcTCATATATGTACGATTAAATTTGGATCCTTGATTCTATCATAAAATAGTGTCTCTATATGTAGGATGGAATCACGTGTGGGTAACACATTTACGAATTAATAACCATGGAATTGGGTTGACTTGTAACAGTGGACTTGTTTGGGGTTCAGTTTCTCGGAAATTTTGTTAATGTTTCCTAACTTTTTCCTTGTATTTTGCAAGCCtgaaatataattatatgttaaaacacaATTGAACGTCTTTTTATTGATTATAAAACACAGTTTGACTCGACTAATCGAGATATTATCGTCGTGAAGCACGTTCTCTCATTTTTTTAACAATGTTTTTGCCTTTATATCTTTTTCCAGTTTTCCTCGTGCAGTACAGAcacttaataaattttttaaaaaaagaatggaACAAACAAATTCTTTAAATTGGAATATTTTCAACTAAGTGATGATGACTTGCTCATCTTCCTCAGTTCGCCTCGAAAGAAGGTGTTATCGTTGGTCAAATTTTAGGGACGAAATTTTGAGAAATTAGGAAtatcagtaaaaaaaaatatgaaatttggaCTAAATTTACATTAATTTTGGTAATCAGTGGAAAAGCAAaagatcttttatttggttTCGTTTTTTCTATGTTAATTGTTAGGTGTGAAAAAGGAAGGATTCAATGGGAATGTCTTCTTCCTTTTCATTGAGTGGGAATATGACTCTGCTGTCTCGATTTC
This genomic window from Primulina huaijiensis isolate GDHJ02 chromosome 7, ASM1229523v2, whole genome shotgun sequence contains:
- the LOC140981036 gene encoding trimethyltridecatetraene synthase-like; its protein translation is MDISILAAVCLVAFSLFLLRSVIHRRKLKLPPGPKPWPVIGNLNLIGSLPHQSLHQLSQKYGPLMHLRFGSQPVVVGSSVELAKTFLKTMDVNFACRPKTAAGKYTTYNYSDITWSPYGPYWRQARKMCLMELFSAKRLESYEYIRTEEMSSLLRGLSESARKPLYLKDHLSTVSLNVISRMVLGKRYTDESKDSIVSPDEFKRMLDELFFLNGVINIGDLIPYVGFMDLQGYVKRMKIVSKKFDRFLEHVLEEHTARRRKCIENDGSKDMVDVLLDLSEDPTLEVKLERHGVKAFTQDLLAGGTESSAVTVEWAISELLKKPNIFGKATEELDRVIGQNRWVQEADMPRLPYIDAIVKETMRLHPVAPMLVPRRAREDCKVAGYDVAKGTQVLVNVWTIGRDPSLWENPTEFCPDRFIGKSIDVKGHDFELLPFGSGRRMCPGYSLGLKVIQNSLANLLHGFNWRLPDKMQPEDLNMEEIFGLSTPRKIPLVVVGEPRLPPKLYSL